In Spodoptera frugiperda isolate SF20-4 chromosome 3, AGI-APGP_CSIRO_Sfru_2.0, whole genome shotgun sequence, the genomic window TGCCGGGGCTGCTGCGGGGGCTGCTTCTGCAGCGGGCGCGGGGGCAGCGGCTGCATCAGCGGCGGGTGCGGCGGGCGGTGCTCCCTCCGCCGCGGGCGCGGGTGGAGCACCCTCCGCAGGGGGTGCAGCAGCGGGCGCTCCCTCTGCTGGAGCGGCCGGAGCCGCACCCTCTGCGGGTGGAGCGGGCGCAGCTCCCTCCGCAGGGGCAGCCGGAGCAGCTCCCTCCGCGGGTGGAGCAGCTCCTTCTGCAGGGGGTGCAGCTGGAGCGGCACCCTCAGCAGGAGGAGCGGCGCCATCAGCGGGAGGAGCTGCCGGTGCTCCCTCAGCCGGGGGAGCAGCACCCTCGGCAGGCGGGGCAGCACCCTCAGCCGGAGGTGCAGCTCCGTCCGCGGGTGGCGCGGCTCCCTCCGCGGGGGGAGCTGCACCATCAGCAGGAGGAGCTGCACCATCAGCGGGCGGGGCTGCACCGTCGGCCGGGGGCGCGGCGCCGTCCGCGGGGGGAGCTCCGTCTGCGGGGGGCGCGGCACCGTCGGGTGCAGGCGCGGCCGCCTCGGGCGCGGGTTCAGGCGCGGGCTCCTCGACGGGCGGGGGCGGCGGCGTGGGCTCCTTGGGGTGCAGGCGCTCGTACTCCTTGCGCGCGGCCTCGCGGATGACGGCCATCTGGCGGTCGTTGGGGTCGACGCCGGGAATGAGCTCCACGAAGGAGTCGTCGATGTCGTCGCCGATATCGTTGTACCGCTCGATCTCGTTGATGAGGTCATCTGCGTCAGTCGGCGCGTGAGAGCTCGAGCAGAGGTCGCATGCGGGCGTTAGCACGACCTAGTCTACGGGGACGTGCAGGTCCATGCCCCGTGCCTCAGACGATGGTATGTACAATGCTCCGTGTCCGCTCGCGATCGAGCTTCTCTTCGTTTTGTGCGAATAATTTTGGTTCGCCCCGAACTTCCCGAAGTGATCAACGGAATTCAATTCAATGATAATGAACATgaatttatattacatttaatgattgcGACATTATAGCTGATAGAATCGTCATCGGGCGTTAGTCGAAGGGATGTCACAAGGGATCACACCAGTTAGTAAAAACACaacaagttaaaaataataatatatattcatAAACACTTTTATTAGAATACTCttataaatcattaaattatttttcacgaACTTATCTATCAATTCATTAATCGATAACATTAAAAAGACGGACTCCCTACGTTCTGTATGCGTGGGACGAGTGTATGGGTAGGACAGACCCGCAGGCCGCCCGTCACACGCGCGGCCGGCGGGCGTGACTCCGCGGTATTGCCAGCACATTGTACGCACTACTTGGATAGTCGCCATTTATTCATTCGTCAATTGTCGACGACACCGCTACACCTCACCACTTGAGTGTAGATTAGAATTTATTCTAGGTAACCACGACTCCGTGTTCAAGTTCTCATAGTTACAAGGATTAATCGATATCAATTACTTAACATTACGTTGTTACGAAATAACATAGACGATCTTATTATTCGTCTATATTTATgctttaaattattacatatatGCGGTAACGGTGTGATTTcccaaaataaattgtaaacgaCGCCCAGTGCAGGCGTGGTCTAGCGGTGTCGCTGACAACATACGTATTCatcgattaatttaaataaataacaacaaactcAATTATGACACGAGAAAATCATTCTTCAAACATAATAGAATATCAATTATTTCCAATTTAGCAAGAATATTCctataaatatcattatttattttattaccgtcactcttgaataaaaatatctaatctCTTCACTAACATTAAGTAAATTAAGTTCATAATAAATTGCAAACAGTGCATATGAAAAATATAGCATACCACGTATTGTATGCACTATCCCTCGAGTGAAAAACAATATCGAAACAGAATACAGCGACTAATTTGTTCTACAAATACATagacaatttaaatattgtacaaaaactatgtgcatttttataaataatgctAAATGTCTTTTAGTTGGTTGCAAAACGTATAACATTTTTGGACCCTTTTGGAATGTCGATATTATCATTTATACCTTACACTAAGAGTGCTAGAGAAGCGATTACTGCATACGTCATATAAATATCGATCATTGACATAACAGGCACGCTCGTAAAGTAATGACTATAAACAAATTACACGTTTCAACTATACGGACATAAATATTAGTAATTTGTggatgtaatataaaaattgcACATGGCAGTGCTTTCGTAGCAAACACTCGATTTTgaagttacaaataaaaagcGGCTGGCAATTATTCTATAGCTAATAACATCTAGGCGCCCGCTCGACTCACTAGGTCTCTTTGCAAAACAAGTTGGGAAACAtgtcaattaaataaaacttttgggGCACACCGTGCACTATGCGATTGCAGGCCAATAGTGAAGTGGTTGGCGCGAGTGAGAGTGTGACGCGAGGCGAGTGAGGCGAGCGGGGCGGAGAGTGGCGGGAGTTCACATGTTCTGTATGTCGTGCAGCGTGGCCTCCATCTCCTCCTGCAGGAGTTTGCTCTTTTCGCGCTCGGCCACCAGGTCGTCTGCAAGGGCGACGCGGCCACGGTCAGTCACACACACAACTCACTGCCGTTCGCTCCAAACGTACAAACCATCGGTAACCACTTTCTAcattgttacaaaataactcGATTTACAAGATTACCGATTTGTACATTTGAATCGAACAGCACAGGCAAAAACAACATCAATAATAAAACCATGCTaaaaattacagaaaaaaaatcacatcaaaGGATCGAGCAGTCTATTAGATAGGAGACACTTAAAAAGTCAtgctaacaaaaaaatattgcactAAATTGATTTTGGATCGTGGTGCACCAAACATTTCTATAATTTCGATCTAAGAGACCATAGTGTGCATAGACCACGATAAACCAAAAACAATTTAGTGAGcaacgaaaaaaaataaactaacacaGTTACtatgaaattaagaaaaaaaaataagctttaGATTGTAGCAGAAACGACAGAAAAAGCTTCAAAAACTATTGTACAGCATCGTAACTCGTTAAGCCAGATCTAATGACGGCTGAGATGGTATCAAAAATATAAGTGCGAAATGTTCAAAGCTTTTGTTATTATCAAACATGTTATTTTAACTTGACTTGTGAAATATTTGAACTTAACCAAACTGCTGTACGTTGTATACTCTGTAATAATCTGGAGACCCTTGAAAACTTGGAAAACTAGCATcagaaaatatcattattacatgtcactttgacttttgtatcTGTCGCTACGAATTGAACAAGTACTACAATTATATACGTGTCTCTTTCAGGAAATATATCtggttttatatatttgtttggTAGAAGAAATGATAGATTACCTTCAAGCCTGTCGACCTCCTTCTGAAGTTTCTGCACGGAGCGCTCAGCAAATTCAGCGCGCGCCTCAGCCTGGAATTATCGGTAACACTATTTTAAATTCTGTTCATATGTCAAACAGCctattttctgttatttttaatacaagttagaagtatttatattttcaatattatcataataattgatttactaaaaaatattggtaCATTTTTGTTGACGAAAGCGATTTCGTCATACGGTCAGAAAATAGACTGTTTTATAGAGTAAATCAAACATGCAATGAATTTAAATCCCAAaaaaactttacttttaatttttaatgcaagaaaaactttatttaaatttacataaaaagaactatttacaatttattaataaaaaaaatatcaaactatGTTACGAACAATAAAAGCTTCACAATCGACATGCAATTTACCTTTACCGAAAGCTGCTAAGTGCTGATTGGTGAAGATACAACACTAGATACGAAAATACCATTATACccaaaattataacaaatggtcgtgaaatatttatagaaaaattcCCATAACCAACAAGTTGTCCTGGTCGTCTTGTGATGCATCAGTACAAATATAGCAGATAACAATGATATTATTGGAAACACCtgatatattttctataaatatcaaataatgtaATCATGACTAATGTGTATTAATCTGAATCGATACAATCATCTTTTTGTATGAGTAACGGTGAATGCATTGACTTCATGTAAACACTACGTGTCACtcttttttccttatttatttatattttggtttCAGACGACCAGGGCCCCAGGTGCTGATCACAACTTACTTGCGATAGTTTCTGCGAGAGGCTGTGGATCTTATCCTCGACGTGCTCGCGAGACGCCATTGCCTAGCCACACAGGACGGATTACTAACGGCAAGCAACCGACATGCCACCGACATGCCGCCGCCATGTTGTGACTGTACACTTTCCACAAAATGGCATCCGTGAGACGCAGACAGAGGAATAACTTTGGTatagtagaaaatattttgttccagCTGGATTTCTGGATGCTAGATCCAGCAATTGTAATTCCTAATCATGGACTATACGGAAATATTAAGCAAGTAACgcttggaaatatatttaactGGAACAATGTCAAGAAAGAAATGTTGATAATGATGCTATAATTACATCAGAAGGGTAATTGTTGTGCAACATCCCAAAAACCAAATAAGGCTTAAAGATTTTAAAGATAAATGTGTAGGCAATGACTTAGATGGTGACTTTGATATTTCTAAGTATGAATCAAAATAATCCGGCGAAAtgtttaacaaaacaattacaaaagccaaaaataataaaaagcgTACAATCACAACACGGGCGCAGTTCTTACAGGTAGGtatgaaagtatttaattacacAAGTACAGAAATAGGAGATGATAGTCTTGTACATAGATACATAGATGAAGCACCAACCGCCGTCAGCCACTCGACACTAGGGCCTACACCAACGAACGTAGCCTTTACGAAGCCGCACCTTGGACTTACAAAAATGTCCACATGAACCACTACATTAAGAAAAAACTAGTGATTACTTGTTCAGGATGACATTTTTATAGTCCACGGCGCAGCGTACTCGTACTACCCCAAAACACTGAATGGCAATGAACATGAATCGCAACTACAACCGAAACCGTCTATCTACGTAAGTCCTCGGGTCCGGCTGTCAGTTTACCTCTTTCAGTTGAGCGTCCAGCAATTTTACTTGACCCTCGTATGTCTCTTCTCTTTGCGTAGCCTGCGAGTATTATTTGTTAACGAAAAAACACAAAACAGCGAAAACTGAGTCATGCGGCATCGCGCAGTGTTGCAGTATTGTACTGTCACACAACGCTGCGCGATACTTGGTAAAAAATAAACGGATAAAAAGTACACTAAATCTATATTACAGCGACTAACtgttaaagaaagaaaataaaaaacattcaaACAGCAAACAGGAGGTAAATCAAAATGGAGGAAAACTGAACACAGACGAACTACTCTCTTAATCCTATTTACCATCACCAAAGTCAGAAGACTGGTAACTCGAATGGTAAATCAGATAGAGATTAGGTGTGCGGCAGAATGCAGTTAGGCAAGCTAACGTAAACACTCGCTTATATGAACCGATCTCGTTCGAGTTCACACCTCCTTTAGGCGGGTGGTGAGGGTTTTGATCTGATTTTTGTACTCCTCTTCGCGTTGGTTGGCCTGTGTAGAACGTCACACGGTTACTCGGCGCACATTATGGGGAGAGCACTATACATTTCACACACGTCCTTTCATTTGCATCATTCATACAATTAGCATTTACTTGGAAGACCAACTGCTTCGTCCTAGCCTTATTCATTCAATGGAATTCAAAACAATGAGTAGGTAGTTACTGCGATACTTTCAAGGGATTTCTAGGGTTGGTGCATCATTCGGAATTTATTATCTGCTGTTGaaataacatcataattatCAAAAGGGACTTCGATATCATCCCTAGAATAGAATTCATTAGCTTGAATATTTCCTAGCTTATGAGGTAATGTATAAAATCACAGATAAATACCTTCTCCTCGGAGACTTCCAGGGACTTCAGGTTGTTACCAACGACACGGAGTTCCTCCTCAAGCTCGACGATTTTGCTGAGGAACAGAAAGGAGAACAATCAACTTCTACTGTAATCATAAAACCGTAAATGTCAATGAATTGAAACTActctgaataattattataattaatctgttttgatttactttttatttctttaaaactatAAGAGTTGCAAAGTTTAACTTGAAATCCCCCAAATAGGTAGTGCCTTTATAATAGaaatcaaagtaaaattatgctcaagatgaaaaaaattaactagTTCGATACAGTTACAGTTACTATGTATGAATACTTGTTCTATTTAACTAGAAATTTTAACAGCTTCTAATCAATATCAATTAACCTGGGGGCAATTGATCAGTGACCGACATATTTGACAATTTAAACATGTCCTCTTACATTTAGTAATTTAAGcacttgtaaattaaaaaagaagcgTGCATGTTAGGATTAATTATATGATTCTTAGTTATGTGTAGTAGTCACTTGAATTCCTTATACGTTTATTTAATGATCAAATCAGCCCTGATAAGGATTTCAAGCAGCTATCAAACAATCATGCAGTGTGTCGCAAAGGCGATGAATTTAGGTGTATCCGACTTTTTAATCGCAAATCTCAAGTGGGTAAGCCTTGGGTAGCGATACAATTATCATCGCCTCAGCAACTTACGATATATACAATTTATCAGCATGTATCAGTGAAAATAATGGAAACGCATACAGATAACAGTTTAATTTGCAATTTAATTACTTCAAGCGAAGACTTTCTCATTTTCACTGACACACGTTGTCTTAGTAAGTGTAGCATGTTCTCGTGCATAGGAGTTTTCGTCAAACTCATTAATGAATTCGATTATGTCGTGTGGAACTGCTGATATCAATAGATCTTCTATCGATAGCAACAACTCCTCAGTAGCCTTCAAATAATGTTTACTCTGTTTTTAGTAATGGATTTATCAAACAATTCTTCAAAACAAACCACTTGAACATGAGTAAACCTTATAGTAACAGCTGGAGATACAGCGACATTTCCTCGTTCTATACACGAACCAACGCGTATATTCGGCTTAACTGTTTAGGAGTCTTCTAATATAGTATTTGAGTTGAATAGTATTGGAGGCCAGTAGACGCGTGGTGGCGTGTGGAGAAGCGGTACTCACCAGTCGCTCTGTTCGGCGCGCTCCTCGGCCCGCTCGAGGTCCTGCTCCATCAGCACTAGCTTGCGCGCCACCTACCAGCCGAGCGTTAGTACACGCcaacgcacacacacacaacactaaGCTACCGAGCCGGGCACCGCTCTCGACGCGCTTCGCAGTGCAGTGCTACGTACAACTATACAAGTGTCCAACTTTGTGTCAACGTTTGTGTTTCAAATACAGATATGGAAATGTGCAcaaatgattgtttttttttttagttaatttttttaacgaagTTACCAAATGAGTTAACAATAGATTACTAGGTGACAAGTAGAAAGTTGTCGACAAAATGAAACCTTACTACCATAGTGTTTGCCGAGCTCTTTCGAGACTCGCACTTTATGTTAATGGACTTTCGTCCGTAGCAGGTGTGCACGTATTTATCAAGTGCAGACATTTGTAAGTTAAGTGCAGACATAAAGATCCGGGTGATGTCCTGctaaaactaaaaagcaaaGCAGTGATTCGGAGctaaaacacaaacaacaaaGTCAGCAAGGATCACACAAAGCAGGGGCTGTCGAGAGCGGTGTCAGAActcacataattaaaaaataaacgagGGTTGTCCCAAAACATTTAGttctaaaatattacttttttcaataaaacattattaattatctaAGTGCTATCTAGTGCATTATCGTATTCGTTAGGTGATGTGTGCGCTTGCATATGTGCGGCACGCATACGGCCAGTAATTCTGGTGTAATGCGGTGCATATCTGAAAACGAAAATTGCCCTATACCACACATATTTCCTGACATCCTAACCTATAGCCACGTTTAAGTAATACACACACTGAAGACAGAAGTTTAGTCGACACATGGACATGATAGTTAAACATTTGCATAAGAAATATCCATGAAATGGGGCAACCCTTGTTTTAGTCGGCTAGAGAGCAGCGACGCTCGAGTGCGACGTCGAGGGTCACTGATCTGCACCGTGTCCTTATAATTAAGCAGTGCTGCCGGCCCAATCAGCGCGAGCCGGCACCACCGTATTAATGTCATGACAatgcaaattaatttaatgtcctGTTGAGCAGCTTCCGCCTGGAACGCGACCTAGAATGGGCATGCAATAAGAATAACAGTGAGAGCCGATGTTAGAAATACCTATGTAGGTAAATCGGGTTACTGTGCAGAATGTTAAGAATGCAAATGAACAACCATGCAGAACG contains:
- the LOC118273938 gene encoding tropomyosin-2 isoform X8, producing the protein MDAIKKKMQAMKLEKDNALDRAAMCEQQAKDANLRAEKAEEEARQLQKKIQTIENDLDQTQEALMQVNAKLEEKEKALQNAESEVAALNRRIQLLEEDLERSEERLATATAKLSEASQAADESERIRKALENRTNMEDDRVAILEAQLSQAKLIAEESDKKYEEVARKLAMVEADLERAEERAESGESKIVELEEELRVVGNNLKSLEVSEEKANQREEEYKNQIKTLTTRLKEAEARAEFAERSVQKLQKEVDRLEDDLINEIERYNDIGDDIDDSFVELIPGVDPNDRQMAVIREAARKEYERLHPKEPTPPPPPVEEPAPEPAPEAAAPAPDGAAPPADGAPPADGAAPPADGAAPPADGAAPPADGAAPPAEGAAPPADGAAPPAEGAAPPAEGAAPPAEGAPAAPPADGAAPPAEGAAPAAPPAEGAAPPAEGAAPAAPAEGAAPAPPAEGAAPAAPAEGAPAAAPPAEGAPPAPAAEGAPPAAPAADAAAAPAPAAEAAPAAAPAPAEGAPAPAEAAPAAPAAEPAPAAPPAEAAPAEAAPPS
- the LOC118273938 gene encoding tropomyosin-1, isoforms 33/34 isoform X6 is translated as MSASAPHAHGRTPVRRRGHQHHPRLRGDRTPAPVAPVNTDPSKQVTLDSQTDDVVPCVNSVSESQEVTRTNSDDALSKQNTIEDYANIDDEIDFETRIKDPESLGSSDDEFSFREERSAGDGAEFVATVTSDISDDDPETAELAKLRCTSECTEVLAERENRRRRRCADYPGLAFGSSIFSSDTMMKFSIIKNELQNIKNTALKRAESEVAALNRRIQLLEEDLERSEERLATATAKLSEASQAADESERIRKALENRTNMEDDRVAILEAQLSQAKLIAEESDKKYEEVARKLVLMEQDLERAEERAEQSDCKIVELEEELRVVGNNLKSLEVSEEKAMASREHVEDKIHSLSQKLSQAEARAEFAERSVQKLQKEVDRLEDDLINEIERYNDIGDDIDDSFVELIPGVDPNDRQMAVIREAARKEYERLHPKEPTPPPPPVEEPAPEPAPEAAAPAPDGAAPPADGAPPADGAAPPADGAAPPADGAAPPADGAAPPAEGAAPPADGAAPPAEGAAPPAEGAAPPAEGAPAAPPADGAAPPAEGAAPAAPPAEGAAPPAEGAAPAAPAEGAAPAPPAEGAAPAAPAEGAPAAAPPAEGAPPAPAAEGAPPAAPAADAAAAPAPAAEAAPAAAPAPAEGAPAPAEAAPAAPAAEPAPAAPPAEAAPAEAAPPS
- the LOC118273938 gene encoding tropomyosin-2 isoform X7, coding for MDAIKKKMQAMKLEKDNALDRAAMCEQQAKDANLRAEKAEEEARQLQKKIQTIENDLDQTQEALMQVNAKLEEKEKALQNAESEVAALNRRIQLLEEDLERSEERLATATAKLSEASQAADESERARKVLENRSLADEERMDALENQLKEARFLAEEADKKYDEVARKLAMVEADLERAEERAESGESKIVELEEELRVVGNNLKSLEVSEEKANQREEEYKNQIKTLTTRLKEAEARAEFAERSVQKLQKEVDRLEDDLINEIERYNDIGDDIDDSFVELIPGVDPNDRQMAVIREAARKEYERLHPKEPTPPPPPVEEPAPEPAPEAAAPAPDGAAPPADGAPPADGAAPPADGAAPPADGAAPPADGAAPPAEGAAPPADGAAPPAEGAAPPAEGAAPPAEGAPAAPPADGAAPPAEGAAPAAPPAEGAAPPAEGAAPAAPAEGAAPAPPAEGAAPAAPAEGAPAAAPPAEGAPPAPAAEGAPPAAPAADAAAAPAPAAEAAPAAAPAPAEGAPAPAEAAPAAPAAEPAPAAPPAEAAPAEAAPPS
- the LOC118273938 gene encoding tropomyosin-1, isoforms 33/34 isoform X10; this encodes MTTNMQQGTILDVLKRKMRQTKEEMEKYKDECEEYHKRLQVEIMRREEAESEVAALNRRIQLLEEDLERSEERLATATAKLSEASQAADESERARKVLENRSLADEERMDALENQLKEARFLAEEADKKYDEVARKLAMVEADLERAEERAESGESKIVELEEELRVVGNNLKSLEVSEEKANQREEEYKNQIKTLTTRLKEAEARAEFAERSVQKLQKEVDRLEDDLINEIERYNDIGDDIDDSFVELIPGVDPNDRQMAVIREAARKEYERLHPKEPTPPPPPVEEPAPEPAPEAAAPAPDGAAPPADGAPPADGAAPPADGAAPPADGAAPPADGAAPPAEGAAPPADGAAPPAEGAAPPAEGAAPPAEGAPAAPPADGAAPPAEGAAPAAPPAEGAAPPAEGAAPAAPAEGAAPAPPAEGAAPAAPAEGAPAAAPPAEGAPPAPAAEGAPPAAPAADAAAAPAPAAEAAPAAAPAPAEGAPAPAEAAPAAPAAEPAPAAPPAEAAPAEAAPPS
- the LOC118273938 gene encoding tropomyosin-1, isoforms 33/34 isoform X5; this encodes MSASAPHAHGRTPVRRRGHQHHPRLRGDRTPAPVAPVNTDPSKQVTLDSQTDDVVPCVNSVSESQEVTRTNSDDALSKQNTIEDYANIDDEIDFETRIKDPESLGSSDDEFSFREERSAGDGAEFVATVTSDISDDDPETAELAKLRCTSECTEVLAERENRRRRRCADYPGLAFGSSIFSSDTMMKFSIIKNELQNIKNTALKRAESEVAALNRRIQLLEEDLERSEERLATATAKLSEASQAADESERIRKALENRTNMEDDRVAILEAQLSQAKLIAEESDKKYEEVARKLVLMEQDLERAEERAEQSDCKIVELEEELRVVGNNLKSLEVSEEKATQREETYEGQVKLLDAQLKEAEARAEFAERSVQKLQKEVDRLEDDLINEIERYNDIGDDIDDSFVELIPGVDPNDRQMAVIREAARKEYERLHPKEPTPPPPPVEEPAPEPAPEAAAPAPDGAAPPADGAPPADGAAPPADGAAPPADGAAPPADGAAPPAEGAAPPADGAAPPAEGAAPPAEGAAPPAEGAPAAPPADGAAPPAEGAAPAAPPAEGAAPPAEGAAPAAPAEGAAPAPPAEGAAPAAPAEGAPAAAPPAEGAPPAPAAEGAPPAAPAADAAAAPAPAAEAAPAAAPAPAEGAPAPAEAAPAAPAAEPAPAAPPAEAAPAEAAPPS
- the LOC118273938 gene encoding tropomyosin-1, isoforms 33/34 isoform X12 translates to MTTNMQQGTILDVLKRKMRQTKEEMEKYKDECEEYHKRLQVEIMRREEAESEVAALNRRIQLLEEDLERSEERLATATAKLSEASQAADESERIRKALENRTNMEDDRVAILEAQLSQAKLIAEESDKKYEEVARKLAMVEADLERAEERAESGESKIVELEEELRVVGNNLKSLEVSEEKAMASREHVEDKIHSLSQKLSQAEARAEFAERSVQKLQKEVDRLEDDLINEIERYNDIGDDIDDSFVELIPGVDPNDRQMAVIREAARKEYERLHPKEPTPPPPPVEEPAPEPAPEAAAPAPDGAAPPADGAPPADGAAPPADGAAPPADGAAPPADGAAPPAEGAAPPADGAAPPAEGAAPPAEGAAPPAEGAPAAPPADGAAPPAEGAAPAAPPAEGAAPPAEGAAPAAPAEGAAPAPPAEGAAPAAPAEGAPAAAPPAEGAPPAPAAEGAPPAAPAADAAAAPAPAAEAAPAAAPAPAEGAPAPAEAAPAAPAAEPAPAAPPAEAAPAEAAPPS
- the LOC118273938 gene encoding tropomyosin-2 isoform X9, whose amino-acid sequence is MDAIKKKMQAMKLEKDNALDRAAMCEQQAKDANLRAEKAEEEARQLQKKIQTIENDLDQTQEALMQVNAKLEEKEKALQNAESEVAALNRRIQLLEEDLERSEERLATATAKLSEASQAADESERIRKALENRTNMEDDRVAILEAQLSQAKLIAEESDKKYEEVARKLVLMEQDLERAEERAEQSDCKIVELEEELRVVGNNLKSLEVSEEKANQREEEYKNQIKTLTTRLKEAEARAEFAERSVQKLQKEVDRLEDDLINEIERYNDIGDDIDDSFVELIPGVDPNDRQMAVIREAARKEYERLHPKEPTPPPPPVEEPAPEPAPEAAAPAPDGAAPPADGAPPADGAAPPADGAAPPADGAAPPADGAAPPAEGAAPPADGAAPPAEGAAPPAEGAAPPAEGAPAAPPADGAAPPAEGAAPAAPPAEGAAPPAEGAAPAAPAEGAAPAPPAEGAAPAAPAEGAPAAAPPAEGAPPAPAAEGAPPAAPAADAAAAPAPAAEAAPAAAPAPAEGAPAPAEAAPAAPAAEPAPAAPPAEAAPAEAAPPS
- the LOC118273938 gene encoding tropomyosin-1, isoforms 33/34 isoform X11, giving the protein MTTNMQQGTILDVLKRKMRQTKEEMEKYKDECEEYHKRLQVEIMRREEAESEVAALNRRIQLLEEDLERSEERLATATAKLSEASQAADESERIRKALENRTNMEDDRVAILEAQLSQAKLIAEESDKKYEEVARKLAMVEADLERAEERAESGESKIVELEEELRVVGNNLKSLEVSEEKANQREEEYKNQIKTLTTRLKEAEARAEFAERSVQKLQKEVDRLEDDLINEIERYNDIGDDIDDSFVELIPGVDPNDRQMAVIREAARKEYERLHPKEPTPPPPPVEEPAPEPAPEAAAPAPDGAAPPADGAPPADGAAPPADGAAPPADGAAPPADGAAPPAEGAAPPADGAAPPAEGAAPPAEGAAPPAEGAPAAPPADGAAPPAEGAAPAAPPAEGAAPPAEGAAPAAPAEGAAPAPPAEGAAPAAPAEGAPAAAPPAEGAPPAPAAEGAPPAAPAADAAAAPAPAAEAAPAAAPAPAEGAPAPAEAAPAAPAAEPAPAAPPAEAAPAEAAPPS